TGACAGTTGACAGTTGACAAGTGACAGTTTAATTTTTATTCTAACTGTCAACTGTCACTTGTCAACTGTTAACTTGTTATATGGCTTATGCGTAAACTGCTGGACTTCCTGGTAAGAAAGAGGCATTGGTTTCTGTTTGTTTTGCTTGAGATTGTTTCGTTGATGCTGATCTATCGTAATAATGCATACCAGCGGAATATCATCTTTAGTTCGGCAAACGTATTGACCGGTCATATTTCATCTGTTTCCGGTTATGTGACATCCTATCTGGACCTGCGTGAAATAAACAAGGAGTTGCTGGAGAGGAACGGGCAGTTGGAAATGGATTTGCTGGAGTTGCAGGACCGTCTAGATATGATGGTCGCCGATACACTTACTTTTAGCGGGTTTGCTCCTGATTCGACCGAACAGTTTCCGTATAGTTTTGTCTTGGCGGAGGTTGTGAATAATAGTGTAAGCCATCTTTCGAATTACATCACTGTGAATAAAGGACGTAAAGACGGTATCGCACCGGATATGGGCGTTGTTTCCGAAAGGGGAGTTGTTGGCATTGTTTCCACTGTGACAGATCAGTTCTCAGTGATCATCCCTTTACTTAATCCTAAATCACGGTTGAGTTGCAAGGTGTTGGGAAGTAGTTATTTCGGTTCGTTGAGTTGGAATGGACGAAATACCCGCTATGCCAACCTGGAAGAACTGCCACGGCATGTGGAGTTTCAGAAAGGAGATACGATCGTGACGAGCGGTTATTCGAGTGTGTTCCCGGCAGGACTGGTTGTCGGTACGGTTTCCGACTTTGAGAAACAGCACGACGATAACTTCTTTTCACTGGAGGTGGAACTGGCGACAGATTTTCAGTCGTTAAACAACGTCAGGATCATTAAGAATT
This is a stretch of genomic DNA from Parabacteroides chongii. It encodes these proteins:
- the mreC gene encoding rod shape-determining protein MreC, which translates into the protein MRKLLDFLVRKRHWFLFVLLEIVSLMLIYRNNAYQRNIIFSSANVLTGHISSVSGYVTSYLDLREINKELLERNGQLEMDLLELQDRLDMMVADTLTFSGFAPDSTEQFPYSFVLAEVVNNSVSHLSNYITVNKGRKDGIAPDMGVVSERGVVGIVSTVTDQFSVIIPLLNPKSRLSCKVLGSSYFGSLSWNGRNTRYANLEELPRHVEFQKGDTIVTSGYSSVFPAGLVVGTVSDFEKQHDDNFFSLEVELATDFQSLNNVRIIKNYNQAEQRRVEQEARRND